The window aatcataaacatatttcaaaaatttttatttttgtagcttTCAAGGGCAGATGTGCGTTCCAACTACTTGATTGAACAGATTGTGGATCAATGCTGAAATGCTGTCCAAGTTATCATcaaaaacaattcctcagagaatTCTGATAGAGTTTACAGTCCAAAACACAGAGAACcaaaattgagattttttttatcagagGTTTCAAACAATGTCTGTGATCAATATTATTGAATTCAAGCAGCTTTCTTTGGTATGAAGACAGGAACAACTGGTACTTGAGAACTGTGCTTTATAACTGATCTTTTTGATTACATTTGCATACTCAATTCTGAGATTTAGCATAAGTTTTGATCACTTCTTTTTTACTATGCTTTAAGAGATCACCATCTAGTTATTTGTACTATCATCCCAATAGtaatgatgataataatatgctaaATTATAAGTATGGGAGAATACACTCAAATTTGGGGAACACCAGCATTACTGCTTAGTAATGTAAATGCATCAACAGTAAGAGGTGATGCTCTAGATACACAGTAGTATGATTTACACTATCTTTGAGACCAAGGAAGTTCTCACAATAGGCCTATAGTTCGAAGAACCTTGTTGAGAGTGAACTGAGTCTAATCTTCCACAACATTAGAACTGCATCAAGCGCATCAGAAAAagaaaatctaataaaacaatttaaaaaaaatgtttttgtcatTATTATGATATAAAAGTTTCAgttacaaatttataaaatgtaaaacataaaaaaaactggttaTTTATGGAAAAGTGCATAATGTCGATCTTTTTCTGcatattgttcttttttttacattttaggtACTATGTATTTGTTTCAACTTTATCTTTAGTAACCATCTCCCCGTCTACAATATCATATTCATCAACCTTCTTGAATCCAGATATTCTATAAACTTTAGCATTTTTTATACCAAGAGTATTAGCCCAGGCATAACCTGAAAAGAAATTTACATAAAGTTACTGATTTCAGAAACTGAGTTATGTATCATAAAGTATTTCACAAAAGTTGTATTTTTAGCTGGTCTGGAGTGAATTCCGTACTTCAATTTCCTGGGTGTTGTGACATGTATTTTAAATGACGTTAATGAAGTTTAAGTTGGTGAGCAGTGGCTTTAAGGTACTCTTGGCATTACAGATCATGAACACCAGCGACCACTCACAACAAGGTAGCGGcctatctatattattattcctTCAAAGTAGTTGAAATTAAGGTGGTTCTTAAAGTTTACATATTTACCTGGAGGTATGGATTTTTCTTCGTCACTTTTAATTCCATAGTAGTGAGCCCAATCAGCCTTTCCTTTATAAGCACTATAAACTACTAAACCAAAAGCATTCCAGGCAAATAGAGCATAGGCAAAACTCAATCGTCGTTTCCATAGAATAGCTTTGTCTTCGGGAATAGGTTTTGTCCGCTTACGAACGAACGCATGCCACCATTTATAAATCATTATTGaagaagataaaataaaaacggcCGAGTCCGGCCGGTTTACGTTTGACTCTCAATTATTAAAGTGTAccgtataatttttaataaatttttagagtagacagtagttttatttttccaattggaaaggcaaaggtatcataccatacagcctaatcttatatatttttttatataaaaaataatattatgaaatgaaatcatatgaaatgagatgagatgatatgggatgaaatataatctcagtaaaatggtggtatttactgagactttttcagtggactttttggataATCTTTGACTTggctttgatttaaaaaaaagttcgcgacagcataataatGTGTCCATAAttaaaggttggctcactataacgttttttatgctaaccaaatttgttctaaaataaagcattatttgtgaaggtgtttttataaagattataTTAATCCCTATACAaacaaatacgttattcattacaacattgaaacacccaaatcacttcaagataggttttgacaattatagatatttctggatttctccaggatccaaTCATCAGGTctacaggaccattcgggaagtctaccctttcgaacaaaaaaaagggtgcgtgtacttatgtacgcgcgtaagaagttatactttatttttattaaatttatttctttcttttattaaatattaaataatcaataataaatatttaacgttaataatttaataatatttaatatgaattatattaaataataattttgttatttatattactaaataatacatacggatagttaacctcaattgtGTTGGAGCActtgtgggcaacttcatttctattaattttgtgtcacggtgcgcgtgcATCGTAAattttcactctcatcaatttttcataacgcgcctaaagaagtataacttcaaaaaaagaaaaaagaattatcagaatcggttcaagcattctcgagaaatttgtgaacatacatagataaaaaattatggtcgaattgataacttcctcttttgaagtcggttaaacaGTGTGATTTTGGTACCATATATAGCTTcataacattctattatttaaaaatattttcactttctacgtaaatgaagaagCGAGTAACTcgagtaaaatttagcgttatgccaaagtaactattccacgcggacgaagtcgcgggcaaaagctaaaattcatttgaatttagaatttattgggTTGCtcggaaagtaatttcgtttttttttgtgaaaatgaaCCCATACATCGAACTTCGAAGATAATCTCAGGCCTTTCAAGTGGTCATAAACTGTTgaatttgataaatttaatcGATCTCACGTGTTGTTATTCGCCGGTTCGCATCAACTAATCGCCTTCATCGCGTCTTTATCAGCTTCAACCGGCCTTCCCGAACGTGGTGCATCTTCGACATCAAAATTGCCGGATTGAGATTTAGCGAACCAGTTCTGGCACTGGCACACTATCAACACACCTTCTCCATACACATCGGTAAATTTATTTCTGGCTTGAACAGCATTTTTACCCTTTCTGTAGTAAAACAGTAAGATATGTCTAAAATGCTGCTTAACACTCTCCATATTTATACTTAAGttacgtttcaaatggccaTTGTTGTAAAACGGCAACTTTATAGGAACTAATATGAACTTAAGACATGAATTTCATACAAGCAGCTATTCGGCCTTTTTGGGTTAAGTATTAAGTACGGTATTGTTTTTCTTCTGACGTTTATTTGCGATATTGCCTATCACTCTTTTTTAGGGTCAAGAATATCTATTATTATTCACTCAAGTATTCTAATAGaagctaaaatatatattttagtaataTTTGAAGAACTAGAGCGAAATGCTTTCATATGGGAAGTTcgcaaatttaaatatttttactctcGAAGGGATTACAATGTAAGTAGGAAAGTCACAAAAAACTAAagcccacttcgataaagcggcacgacacgagaaccctctcatcgtggccgccggtaactacattcccgatcctgcggacagaatggaaggcagtcgacgtcgcccaaaacacgtcatctcggatcctcccgatccactaacggtgcttttaggtacttcaagcaccggtcaccgttctcgtcgaacccgtcgcttgcgacgaagggctcgacgagtaaattaactctcagacacagcccactgagtttctcgccggatcttctcagtgggtcgcgtttccgatccggtggtagattctgcgaagcacggctctttctagggttcgtgttagcaacatcgtcaggtttgagccccgtgagctcacctactaaagttagggttacgctgacatagccgctagggctatcagcttaggtaggaaaaaaaaaaaaaaaaacacaaaaaacatgAACTGGGTGATCGGTCCTTCTTTCTAAGCGTGTTTCAAGTGGTTATGTTAAATTGGTACCACAGCAATAGAcatcataacgtaaatgctactTTGTctcaacggctgtcccgccacTCCCGCCTTTCAAACTAGAACGTATGacttcttcgcggcagaaatgtgTAGGTGTACTGAATTT of the Bombyx mori chromosome 25, ASM3026992v2 genome contains:
- the LOC101746420 gene encoding uncharacterized protein LOC101746420; the encoded protein is MIYKWWHAFVRKRTKPIPEDKAILWKRRLSFAYALFAWNAFGLVVYSAYKGKADWAHYYGIKSDEEKSIPPGYAWANTLGIKNAKVYRISGFKKVDEYDIVDGEMVTKDKVETNT